One region of Kytococcus sedentarius DSM 20547 genomic DNA includes:
- a CDS encoding DUF6318 family protein, whose protein sequence is MLLTAALAGSLALAACSDEAPDPPSPSSSGPVGESSPAGEASPSGSPSSEPTDAGPSEDPSSSASPSDAGASPSPSSPAPSSSSSAAPSPSDGGSPSSSDGASSPSEDAAALPSMPPVAKENSEEGAEAFARWYVQTLAHLFRFPEKGVIEPYSEDSCQQCGTYEEVFAELVSAQQHQVGSTMNILGTYVGVADKPSTIEVVVAIEQGANRTVDANGVTVRESDGVDGLGLRLNLHYAGGWRIDEIPTDPTAGDWVGRD, encoded by the coding sequence ATGCTCCTGACCGCCGCCCTGGCCGGTTCCCTCGCGCTGGCCGCCTGTTCCGACGAGGCACCGGACCCACCCTCCCCGAGCTCCTCCGGCCCCGTCGGAGAGTCCAGCCCCGCCGGCGAGGCCAGTCCTTCTGGCTCGCCCTCCAGCGAGCCGACCGATGCGGGGCCCAGCGAGGACCCGAGCTCGTCGGCCTCACCCTCCGATGCGGGCGCCTCGCCCAGCCCGTCCAGCCCCGCCCCCTCCTCCTCGAGCAGCGCGGCCCCGTCACCCTCCGACGGTGGAAGCCCTTCGTCCTCCGATGGGGCCAGCTCACCCTCCGAGGACGCCGCCGCCCTGCCGTCCATGCCCCCGGTGGCCAAGGAGAACTCCGAGGAAGGCGCCGAAGCCTTCGCCCGCTGGTATGTCCAGACTCTGGCGCATCTGTTCCGGTTCCCCGAGAAGGGCGTGATCGAGCCGTACTCTGAAGATTCGTGCCAGCAGTGTGGCACTTACGAAGAGGTCTTCGCTGAACTTGTTTCCGCGCAGCAACACCAGGTTGGCTCTACAATGAATATTTTGGGGACTTATGTTGGGGTAGCTGACAAGCCCTCCACCATCGAGGTCGTTGTTGCAATAGAGCAAGGCGCGAATCGCACCGTGGATGCGAATGGAGTCACCGTTCGTGAGTCCGACGGGGTCGATGGACTGGGTCTCCGTCTGAACCTCCATTACGCAGGGGGGTGGCGGATCGATGAAATTCCCACCGACCCGACGGCTGGTGATTGGGTGGGGAGGGATTGA